One genomic window of Pempheris klunzingeri isolate RE-2024b chromosome 12, fPemKlu1.hap1, whole genome shotgun sequence includes the following:
- the lnpk gene encoding endoplasmic reticulum junction formation protein lunapark-B isoform X1, whose translation MGALISRWKTKPTTVEQLENLDKEIKELEEFRAKNQRLQKLWVGRLILYSSVLYLLTSLIVYCLYLPEQWLQRLAMALPFFIYPVLVWFIRKLLIFLFSKRTERNSDKLEESKVAKKKILEEVMETETYKNAKLILERFDPEAKKKAELESTPVRPQMTPRPGQEIRQRGVAMRPMGTPAGMPMTPVGARPPMGPGGTPVEPVPLSAPGGPPERSALSAHVPQGAIPRTPCSPIPGVGMHPPGPPLARPILPKDRGAVDRVIEYLVGDGPQNRYALICQQCFSHNGMALKEEFEYLGFRCAYCYFMNPARKTRPQAPRLPEFSYERRLRAESRSPGPTPRSGTDTEESPPPSGAKAPAPWNLVHSFQIQQSPKSTQNRPLQSPDEKEVGEDEGPTEEVESESQSEEQQQPQQQQEEEKEEEEEEEEEEEVEKVAQGEEDVESEQSHAALCENESQPS comes from the exons GAGATTAAAGAGCTCGAGGAGTTTAGAGCCAAAAACCAACGTCTGCAAAAG ctgtgggTCGGCCGGTTGATTCTCTACTCTTCAGTCCTTTACCTGTTGACCTCTCTGATCGTGTACTGTCTCTACCTACCTGAGCAATGGCTGCAGAGACTAGCCATGGCTCTGCCTTTCTTCATATACCCTGTGCT GGTGTGGTTCATCAGAAAGCTGTTGATCTTCCTCTTTTCCAAACGCACTGAGAGAAACA gCGATAAACTAGAAGAATCAAAGGTTGCCAAAAAAAAGATT CtggaggaagtgatggaaacagagacatacaaaaatgccaaactcatcCTGGAACGCTTTGATCCTGAAGCTAAGAAAAAAGCT GAGCTGGAGTCGACTCCAGTGCGTCCTCAGATGACTCCCAGGCCAGGACAAG AGATTCGACAGAGAGGGGTGGCAATGAGGCCGATGGGAACCCCAGCTGGAATGCCAATGACTCCTGTGGGAGCACGGCCCCCAATGGGACCAGGAGGCACACCTGTGG AACCTGTTCCTCTCTCAGCTCCAGGGGGACCACCAGAGAGATCTGCTCTGTCTGCTCATGTCCCACAGGGGGCAATACCCAGGACCCCTTGTTCTCCTATACCAGGTGTAG GCATGCACCCACCAGGTCCTCCATTAGCAAGACCAATTCTGCCCAAAGACAGGGGAGCTGTGGACAGAGTCATTGAGTACCTGGTAGGGGATGGACCACAGAACAG ATACGCTCTGATCTGCCAACAGTGTTTTTCTCATAACGGCATGGCTCTGAAAGAGGAGTTTGAATATTTAG GTTTCCGTTGTGCGTATTGCTATTTCATGAATCCAGCCAGGAAGACGCGCCCTCAGGCTCCCAGGCTTCCAGAGTTCAGCTACGAGAGGAGGCTGCGAGCAGAATCGCGCTCCCCTGGACCAACCCCACGTTCtgggacagacacagaggagagccCGCCCCCTTCTGGAG CCAAGGCTCCGGCTCCGTGGAATTTGGTCCACAGTTTCCAGATCCAGCAGAGTCCAAAGAGCACTCAGAACCGACCTCTGCAGAGTCCAG ATGAAAAAGAGGTTGGGGAAGATGAAGGACCCACTGAAGAAGTAGAGAGTGAGAGCcagtcagaggagcagcagcagccacagcagcagcaggaggaggagaaggaggaggaggaagaggaagaggaagaggaagaggtggaaaaAGTGGCTCAGGGTGAAGAAGATGTGGAATCAGAGCAGAGTCACGCCGCCCTCTGTGAGAACGAATCTCAGCCATCGTAG
- the lnpk gene encoding endoplasmic reticulum junction formation protein lunapark-B isoform X3: MGALISRWKTKPTTVEQLENLDKEIKELEEFRAKNQRLQKLWVGRLILYSSVLYLLTSLIVYCLYLPEQWLQRLAMALPFFIYPVLVWFIRKLLIFLFSKRTERNSDKLEESKVAKKKILEEVMETETYKNAKLILERFDPEAKKKAELESTPVRPQMTPRPGQEIRQRGVAMRPMGTPAGMPMTPVGARPPMGPGGTPVEPVPLSAPGGPPERSALSAHVPQGAIPRTPCSPIPGVGMHPPGPPLARPILPKDRGAVDRVIEYLVGDGPQNRYALICQQCFSHNGMALKEEFEYLGFRCAYCYFMNPARKTRPQAPRLPEFSYERRLRAESRSPGPTPRSGTDTEESPPPSGDEKEVGEDEGPTEEVESESQSEEQQQPQQQQEEEKEEEEEEEEEEEVEKVAQGEEDVESEQSHAALCENESQPS; the protein is encoded by the exons GAGATTAAAGAGCTCGAGGAGTTTAGAGCCAAAAACCAACGTCTGCAAAAG ctgtgggTCGGCCGGTTGATTCTCTACTCTTCAGTCCTTTACCTGTTGACCTCTCTGATCGTGTACTGTCTCTACCTACCTGAGCAATGGCTGCAGAGACTAGCCATGGCTCTGCCTTTCTTCATATACCCTGTGCT GGTGTGGTTCATCAGAAAGCTGTTGATCTTCCTCTTTTCCAAACGCACTGAGAGAAACA gCGATAAACTAGAAGAATCAAAGGTTGCCAAAAAAAAGATT CtggaggaagtgatggaaacagagacatacaaaaatgccaaactcatcCTGGAACGCTTTGATCCTGAAGCTAAGAAAAAAGCT GAGCTGGAGTCGACTCCAGTGCGTCCTCAGATGACTCCCAGGCCAGGACAAG AGATTCGACAGAGAGGGGTGGCAATGAGGCCGATGGGAACCCCAGCTGGAATGCCAATGACTCCTGTGGGAGCACGGCCCCCAATGGGACCAGGAGGCACACCTGTGG AACCTGTTCCTCTCTCAGCTCCAGGGGGACCACCAGAGAGATCTGCTCTGTCTGCTCATGTCCCACAGGGGGCAATACCCAGGACCCCTTGTTCTCCTATACCAGGTGTAG GCATGCACCCACCAGGTCCTCCATTAGCAAGACCAATTCTGCCCAAAGACAGGGGAGCTGTGGACAGAGTCATTGAGTACCTGGTAGGGGATGGACCACAGAACAG ATACGCTCTGATCTGCCAACAGTGTTTTTCTCATAACGGCATGGCTCTGAAAGAGGAGTTTGAATATTTAG GTTTCCGTTGTGCGTATTGCTATTTCATGAATCCAGCCAGGAAGACGCGCCCTCAGGCTCCCAGGCTTCCAGAGTTCAGCTACGAGAGGAGGCTGCGAGCAGAATCGCGCTCCCCTGGACCAACCCCACGTTCtgggacagacacagaggagagccCGCCCCCTTCTGGAG ATGAAAAAGAGGTTGGGGAAGATGAAGGACCCACTGAAGAAGTAGAGAGTGAGAGCcagtcagaggagcagcagcagccacagcagcagcaggaggaggagaaggaggaggaggaagaggaagaggaagaggaagaggtggaaaaAGTGGCTCAGGGTGAAGAAGATGTGGAATCAGAGCAGAGTCACGCCGCCCTCTGTGAGAACGAATCTCAGCCATCGTAG
- the lnpk gene encoding endoplasmic reticulum junction formation protein lunapark-B isoform X2 — MGALISRWKTKPTTVEQLENLDKEIKELEEFRAKNQRLQKLWVGRLILYSSVLYLLTSLIVYCLYLPEQWLQRLAMALPFFIYPVLVWFIRKLLIFLFSKRTERNSDKLEESKVAKKKILEEVMETETYKNAKLILERFDPEAKKKAELESTPVRPQMTPRPGQEIRQRGVAMRPMGTPAGMPMTPVGARPPMGPGGTPVAPGGPPERSALSAHVPQGAIPRTPCSPIPGVGMHPPGPPLARPILPKDRGAVDRVIEYLVGDGPQNRYALICQQCFSHNGMALKEEFEYLGFRCAYCYFMNPARKTRPQAPRLPEFSYERRLRAESRSPGPTPRSGTDTEESPPPSGAKAPAPWNLVHSFQIQQSPKSTQNRPLQSPDEKEVGEDEGPTEEVESESQSEEQQQPQQQQEEEKEEEEEEEEEEEVEKVAQGEEDVESEQSHAALCENESQPS; from the exons GAGATTAAAGAGCTCGAGGAGTTTAGAGCCAAAAACCAACGTCTGCAAAAG ctgtgggTCGGCCGGTTGATTCTCTACTCTTCAGTCCTTTACCTGTTGACCTCTCTGATCGTGTACTGTCTCTACCTACCTGAGCAATGGCTGCAGAGACTAGCCATGGCTCTGCCTTTCTTCATATACCCTGTGCT GGTGTGGTTCATCAGAAAGCTGTTGATCTTCCTCTTTTCCAAACGCACTGAGAGAAACA gCGATAAACTAGAAGAATCAAAGGTTGCCAAAAAAAAGATT CtggaggaagtgatggaaacagagacatacaaaaatgccaaactcatcCTGGAACGCTTTGATCCTGAAGCTAAGAAAAAAGCT GAGCTGGAGTCGACTCCAGTGCGTCCTCAGATGACTCCCAGGCCAGGACAAG AGATTCGACAGAGAGGGGTGGCAATGAGGCCGATGGGAACCCCAGCTGGAATGCCAATGACTCCTGTGGGAGCACGGCCCCCAATGGGACCAGGAGGCACACCTGTGG CTCCAGGGGGACCACCAGAGAGATCTGCTCTGTCTGCTCATGTCCCACAGGGGGCAATACCCAGGACCCCTTGTTCTCCTATACCAGGTGTAG GCATGCACCCACCAGGTCCTCCATTAGCAAGACCAATTCTGCCCAAAGACAGGGGAGCTGTGGACAGAGTCATTGAGTACCTGGTAGGGGATGGACCACAGAACAG ATACGCTCTGATCTGCCAACAGTGTTTTTCTCATAACGGCATGGCTCTGAAAGAGGAGTTTGAATATTTAG GTTTCCGTTGTGCGTATTGCTATTTCATGAATCCAGCCAGGAAGACGCGCCCTCAGGCTCCCAGGCTTCCAGAGTTCAGCTACGAGAGGAGGCTGCGAGCAGAATCGCGCTCCCCTGGACCAACCCCACGTTCtgggacagacacagaggagagccCGCCCCCTTCTGGAG CCAAGGCTCCGGCTCCGTGGAATTTGGTCCACAGTTTCCAGATCCAGCAGAGTCCAAAGAGCACTCAGAACCGACCTCTGCAGAGTCCAG ATGAAAAAGAGGTTGGGGAAGATGAAGGACCCACTGAAGAAGTAGAGAGTGAGAGCcagtcagaggagcagcagcagccacagcagcagcaggaggaggagaaggaggaggaggaagaggaagaggaagaggaagaggtggaaaaAGTGGCTCAGGGTGAAGAAGATGTGGAATCAGAGCAGAGTCACGCCGCCCTCTGTGAGAACGAATCTCAGCCATCGTAG